One segment of Desulfosudis oleivorans Hxd3 DNA contains the following:
- the nagZ gene encoding beta-N-acetylhexosaminidase yields MAATDKRPFSLSGFSDDMLAGQRLVAGFEGTTLNDDLKYLIDTLKVGGIILFAVNLEHPDQIRDLCASAQAHAAACRLPPLFVAIDQEGGQVARLKPPFTRFEGNPSITTDDQARHFARITASELAGIGVNMNMAPVLDVADGVTDSVMAGRAFAGGPREVARLGGVVIEEMQKNGIMAVGKHFPGIGRTTADSHIDQPWLAADPAEMETTDLVPFKTAIERDVAGIMLSHIRYTALDPDLPASMSTPIAKTLLREKLGYEGLVMTDDLDMGAIRNHHVMDQVVRCADRAGIDMVLVCHKGPDRKKAVESFRELLETSDTHRKQALCSVERILRAKARYLCRI; encoded by the coding sequence ATGGCAGCAACCGACAAACGCCCTTTTTCCCTCTCCGGCTTTTCCGATGACATGCTGGCTGGCCAGCGGCTTGTGGCCGGATTTGAGGGAACAACCCTCAACGACGACCTCAAATACCTGATCGACACCCTCAAGGTGGGGGGTATTATTCTGTTTGCCGTGAACCTGGAGCACCCCGATCAGATTCGCGACCTGTGCGCTTCGGCCCAGGCCCATGCCGCGGCCTGCCGCCTGCCGCCCCTGTTTGTGGCCATCGACCAGGAAGGGGGACAAGTGGCCCGGCTCAAACCGCCCTTTACCCGGTTTGAGGGCAACCCTTCAATCACCACGGATGACCAGGCCCGGCACTTCGCCCGAATCACCGCGTCCGAGCTGGCCGGCATCGGGGTGAATATGAACATGGCGCCGGTGCTGGACGTGGCCGACGGGGTTACCGACAGCGTCATGGCCGGCCGGGCCTTTGCCGGCGGCCCCCGGGAAGTGGCCCGGCTGGGCGGCGTGGTCATTGAAGAGATGCAGAAAAACGGCATAATGGCCGTGGGCAAGCACTTTCCCGGCATCGGCCGCACCACGGCCGACTCCCACATCGACCAGCCCTGGCTGGCGGCCGATCCCGCAGAAATGGAAACCACCGACCTGGTGCCGTTTAAGACGGCCATCGAACGGGACGTGGCCGGCATCATGCTTTCCCATATCCGCTACACCGCCCTGGATCCGGACCTGCCGGCCAGCATGTCGACACCTATTGCAAAAACCCTGCTGCGGGAAAAATTGGGATATGAAGGCCTGGTGATGACCGACGATCTGGACATGGGCGCCATTCGCAACCACCATGTTATGGATCAGGTGGTGCGATGCGCGGACCGGGCCGGCATCGACATGGTGCTGGTCTGCCACAAGGGGCCGGACAGAAAAAAGGCGGTTGAGTCCTTCAGGGAACTGCTGGAAACATCGGACACGCACAGAAAACAGGCCCTGTGCTCAGTGGAGCGGATTCTGCGGGCCAAGGCCCGTTATCTTTGCCGCATTTGA
- the purM gene encoding phosphoribosylformylglycinamidine cyclo-ligase: MSSLTYADAGVDIDKANALVDNIKKIAKQTRRQGVMGDIGGFGGLFSLNLSDLKNPVLVSSTDGVGTKLKIAFMAGRHDTVGIDLVAMCVNDIAVQGAKPLFFLDYMAVGKLNTEIATQVITGIGEGCKQAKCALIGGETAEMPGFYKDNEYDLAGFTVGIVESDAIIDGSNIHVGDAIIGIASSGLHSNGFSLVRKICFDVLKLKIDDHIDDLGKTLAEELLTPTIIYSETVHSLLKLFPIHGIAHITGGGLAENVVRVLPQACVATIRKGSWDVPPVFSFLQKAGKVEDREMTRTFNNGIGLVVVVPAKKADDAMASIRAVGEKPFLIGEITPRKADEPQVQLV; encoded by the coding sequence ATGAGTTCTCTGACCTACGCGGATGCCGGCGTGGATATTGATAAAGCCAACGCGCTTGTGGACAACATCAAGAAAATCGCCAAGCAGACCCGGCGGCAGGGGGTGATGGGCGACATCGGCGGGTTCGGCGGGCTTTTCTCCCTGAACCTGTCGGACCTGAAAAATCCTGTGCTGGTCAGCTCCACCGACGGTGTGGGCACCAAGCTGAAGATCGCCTTTATGGCGGGCCGGCACGATACCGTGGGCATCGACCTTGTGGCCATGTGCGTCAACGATATTGCCGTCCAGGGCGCAAAACCGCTCTTTTTTCTGGACTACATGGCCGTGGGAAAGCTGAATACAGAGATCGCCACCCAGGTGATCACCGGCATCGGAGAGGGATGCAAACAGGCCAAATGCGCCCTGATCGGCGGTGAAACCGCTGAAATGCCGGGTTTTTACAAAGACAACGAGTATGACCTGGCCGGTTTTACCGTGGGCATCGTGGAGAGCGACGCCATTATTGACGGGTCCAACATTCACGTGGGCGACGCCATTATCGGCATCGCTTCCAGCGGGCTGCACAGCAACGGTTTTTCTCTGGTCCGCAAGATATGCTTTGACGTGCTGAAGCTCAAGATTGACGATCATATCGACGATCTGGGCAAAACCCTGGCCGAGGAGCTGTTGACCCCCACTATCATTTATTCGGAGACGGTTCACAGCCTGCTCAAGCTCTTTCCGATTCACGGCATCGCCCATATCACCGGCGGCGGTCTGGCCGAAAACGTGGTCCGGGTGCTGCCCCAGGCCTGCGTGGCCACCATTCGAAAAGGATCATGGGACGTGCCTCCGGTCTTTTCTTTTTTGCAAAAGGCAGGAAAGGTCGAAGACCGCGAGATGACCCGCACCTTTAACAACGGCATCGGCCTGGTGGTGGTGGTGCCCGCGAAAAAAGCCGACGATGCCATGGCAAGCATTCGGGCCGTGGGGGAAAAGCCGTTTCTGATCGGTGAGATCACCCCCAGAAAAGCGGATGAACCCCAGGTGCAACTGGTGTAA
- a CDS encoding tyrosine-type recombinase/integrase yields the protein MAKKQDRYLQKRDNTFYFRKKHNGKVFKRSLNTTDKRTARDLRNFYLRNLVEYGQLDAPEKVDYDVITFGEVAKEWASIHKKEVRYSTWPDYVSSMNGHILPNFKDMPIAEITYGDVLKFRSGLKVGAKRANNILVPMKSVFDYADREGIIQDNVMRKIKRLSEEAPEIHPFSYDEVNRLLDAVHPWYQPYLIVAFFTGMRAGEQNGLCWSDFLEDMQPEPRIFIRKTYVYKKDGIPKTKKSKRYIKCLPQVLEALSEQRKLTGKNKHIFLTIDGRRMTPDHIRKEVWIPALEKAGIEYRPPIQTRHTFATMMLSAGEDIGWVQNMLGHSSLQMIFQRYYAWVPEKTRSDGHAFMKYVGCLSVTQKQDAGSAGEIKVKTDEGCTNLVPLDKYRHKKRG from the coding sequence ATGGCGAAAAAACAAGACAGGTATTTGCAGAAGCGTGACAACACCTTTTATTTCCGTAAAAAGCATAATGGCAAAGTGTTTAAGCGATCATTGAATACAACTGACAAGCGGACAGCTAGGGACCTTCGGAATTTTTACCTCAGAAACCTCGTTGAATACGGACAACTGGATGCACCTGAAAAGGTGGACTATGATGTCATCACTTTCGGGGAGGTTGCGAAAGAATGGGCTTCCATACACAAGAAAGAGGTTCGGTATTCTACGTGGCCGGATTACGTGTCATCAATGAACGGTCATATCCTGCCTAATTTCAAAGACATGCCAATAGCTGAAATCACCTACGGAGATGTGCTGAAATTCAGAAGCGGGTTGAAGGTTGGAGCCAAAAGAGCGAACAACATTTTAGTGCCAATGAAATCTGTTTTTGATTATGCTGATAGGGAAGGGATTATTCAGGATAACGTGATGCGGAAGATAAAACGACTTTCAGAAGAAGCACCGGAGATTCATCCTTTCTCTTATGATGAGGTCAATCGACTTCTAGACGCAGTGCATCCCTGGTATCAACCGTATTTGATTGTAGCGTTTTTTACGGGCATGCGGGCGGGAGAGCAAAATGGTCTGTGTTGGTCAGATTTTCTTGAAGATATGCAACCAGAGCCACGGATTTTTATCCGTAAAACGTATGTGTATAAAAAGGACGGCATCCCGAAGACCAAAAAGTCAAAGCGTTATATAAAGTGTCTTCCGCAGGTGCTTGAGGCTCTATCGGAGCAACGGAAACTGACCGGTAAAAATAAACATATCTTTCTGACCATTGACGGAAGACGGATGACCCCGGATCACATCCGGAAGGAGGTATGGATTCCCGCACTAGAAAAGGCGGGTATTGAATATCGTCCGCCCATTCAGACAAGGCATACTTTCGCTACCATGATGCTTTCTGCCGGTGAGGATATTGGTTGGGTCCAGAACATGCTTGGACACTCCTCGTTGCAGATGATTTTCCAGCGGTATTATGCCTGGGTACCGGAGAAAACCCGTTCAGACGGTCATGCGTTCATGAAGTACGTTGGATGCCTATCCGTAACGCAAAAACAGGATGCCGGGAGTGCAGGTGAGATAAAGGTAAAAACGGACGAAGGGTGTACCAATCTTGTACCACTGGACAAATATAGGCATAAAAAAAGAGGCTAG
- a CDS encoding helix-turn-helix transcriptional regulator, with the protein MKRKESLWGRELWTQQEVARHFRVSANTIKNWRRRGLFSYFVAPGSDRVLYYRTEIEHFQKTFTEWRKEEQKGQKHVGGVKPRLSSDNDWRIS; encoded by the coding sequence ATGAAAAGAAAGGAAAGTTTATGGGGTAGAGAATTATGGACGCAGCAGGAGGTTGCCAGACATTTTAGGGTATCAGCCAATACAATAAAAAACTGGCGAAGGCGGGGTTTGTTTAGTTACTTTGTTGCCCCAGGCTCAGACAGGGTATTATATTATCGTACAGAGATTGAACATTTTCAGAAAACCTTCACAGAATGGAGAAAGGAGGAACAAAAAGGTCAAAAGCATGTGGGTGGGGTAAAGCCAAGGCTGTCTTCCGATAATGATTGGAGGATAAGCTGA
- a CDS encoding HIRAN domain-containing protein, producing the protein MKNKFSPIQTRLTGVTFDDCQANIRKWGYPDIGTYALVREPENPHDPNAVRVSLFGIYEMGYLPRWLAKDIASQMDAGKAFLAEFICRNEYEAYKNIGLTVRIVEATE; encoded by the coding sequence ATGAAGAATAAATTTTCGCCCATTCAAACCCGGTTGACCGGGGTCACCTTTGATGATTGCCAAGCCAACATTCGCAAGTGGGGGTATCCTGACATCGGCACCTATGCCCTGGTCCGAGAACCAGAAAATCCCCACGACCCCAATGCGGTGCGGGTCAGTCTCTTCGGCATTTACGAGATGGGCTATCTGCCCCGGTGGCTGGCTAAGGACATCGCCTCGCAGATGGATGCCGGCAAAGCCTTTCTGGCCGAGTTCATCTGTCGCAATGAATATGAGGCTTATAAAAATATCGGACTGACGGTCCGTATAGTGGAGGCCACTGAATAA
- a CDS encoding MerR family transcriptional regulator, with protein sequence MRNQHTYSIGEASAMTGISQRQLRDWEGKYIPKPARISVGERFYRRYTSNDIRLLKKIQENLAEGFTLSAAAQNAAATKIYQEEAGHEE encoded by the coding sequence ATGAGAAACCAACACACTTATTCAATTGGAGAAGCTTCGGCAATGACAGGCATCAGCCAGCGACAACTGCGGGATTGGGAGGGTAAATACATCCCGAAGCCGGCCAGGATTTCAGTCGGTGAACGGTTTTATCGACGCTACACCTCGAACGACATCCGCCTGTTGAAAAAAATCCAGGAGAACCTGGCAGAGGGTTTCACCCTATCCGCCGCAGCCCAAAATGCAGCGGCAACCAAAATATACCAGGAGGAGGCCGGCCATGAAGAATAA
- a CDS encoding PD-(D/E)XK nuclease family protein — MSRNLALQDFNQEIHISHNQIFTYCNCSLKYRFQYVEHRKPERVNIALPFGSAIHAAIEMYYRTLKNHGHEESVTAICERFQTCLELDLDNTDVPVIFKKDLPDRKAAVEMGHAMLRAFHENTVQTAQTAQQIVAVELPLTSTLYTEEGHATEYKLAGILDLVLRDESGEIVVVDNKTAARPMAQGTANHDNQMTAYATLLASNRYVLPKAKVKCRFDILRKLKKPKLEQVNTTRNAEQRKRFAKIANAVLAGIDAGIFLPQPSWMCGDCAYSNACREW, encoded by the coding sequence ATGTCAAGAAATCTGGCGTTACAGGATTTTAACCAGGAAATACATATCAGCCATAACCAGATATTCACCTATTGCAACTGTTCCCTTAAATATCGTTTCCAGTATGTCGAGCACCGGAAACCTGAACGAGTCAACATCGCTTTGCCGTTCGGGTCGGCGATACATGCCGCTATTGAAATGTATTACCGGACCCTCAAGAACCATGGCCATGAAGAGAGTGTGACGGCTATCTGTGAGCGTTTTCAGACCTGTCTGGAACTGGACCTGGACAACACGGATGTTCCGGTCATTTTCAAAAAGGACCTGCCGGACCGGAAGGCAGCCGTCGAAATGGGCCACGCCATGTTGCGGGCTTTCCATGAGAACACCGTCCAGACCGCCCAGACCGCTCAACAGATTGTCGCTGTTGAACTGCCCCTTACCAGCACGCTTTACACGGAAGAAGGGCACGCCACGGAATACAAGCTGGCGGGCATTTTGGATTTGGTGCTTCGGGATGAGTCCGGTGAAATTGTGGTGGTTGACAACAAAACAGCGGCCAGGCCAATGGCACAAGGCACCGCAAATCACGATAACCAGATGACGGCCTACGCAACGCTGCTCGCCTCAAACCGGTACGTCCTGCCCAAGGCGAAAGTCAAATGCCGCTTCGATATCCTGCGGAAACTGAAAAAACCCAAGCTGGAGCAGGTAAACACCACACGTAACGCGGAACAGCGAAAACGCTTCGCCAAGATTGCCAATGCCGTCCTGGCAGGAATTGATGCCGGCATCTTTCTGCCGCAGCCGTCATGGATGTGCGGTGATTGTGCTTATTCTAACGCGTGCAGAGAGTGGTAA
- a CDS encoding DUF167 domain-containing protein, whose product MIPVKEHAHTLCFPLLVAPRSSKNMVVGAHDNALKIKITAPPVDGRANEMCVAFLSRLLGIPKTSITIAAGAASKRKEVCLALSPNAAGKQEAARIKALLAGY is encoded by the coding sequence ATGATACCCGTCAAAGAGCACGCCCACACGCTTTGCTTTCCCCTGCTGGTGGCGCCCCGCTCCTCGAAAAACATGGTGGTGGGGGCCCACGACAACGCCCTGAAGATCAAGATTACGGCGCCCCCGGTGGATGGCAGGGCCAACGAGATGTGCGTGGCCTTTCTCTCCCGGCTTCTGGGCATTCCCAAAACATCGATCACCATTGCCGCGGGCGCGGCCTCCAAACGAAAAGAGGTGTGCCTCGCCCTGTCTCCAAATGCCGCCGGAAAGCAGGAAGCCGCAAGAATAAAGGCACTGCTGGCCGGCTATTGA
- a CDS encoding homoserine dehydrogenase → MKQINIGILGCGTVGSGTARILLEKQKLISDRTGINVHLKSIADIDPTRGKDLPLADGVMTTDAGAVVDDPEIQIIVELIGGKTLAKELITRAIDNGKHIVTANKALLSAHGNTLFPLAAQRGVDLAYEASVGGCMPIIKSIRESLVGNAIGSIRGILNGTCNYILSRMTAEGCAFDEVLADAQANGFAEADPTLDVDGFDAAHKLAILNAIAFGMTINLEDVYVEGIRRITPMDIEFAADFGYTVKLLAISKQTNGAVEARVHPTMISHDNILASVNGSLNAVTVSGDCVENVLLYGHGAGKMPTASAVVSDIVDIARNLVFGAPGRIPALAYRPEAIRTIPVLPIDRLHTRYYLRFTAENQPGVLSKIAGALGSHNISIKSVNQKGRFYGDHTPLVMMTYKACEADMKKALADIAALHIVADDPIVVRIEEDNGGL, encoded by the coding sequence ATGAAACAGATCAACATAGGCATCTTGGGCTGCGGCACCGTGGGCAGCGGCACGGCCCGTATCCTGCTGGAAAAACAGAAGCTGATTTCAGACCGCACCGGCATCAATGTTCACCTGAAAAGCATTGCCGACATTGATCCCACCCGGGGCAAAGACCTGCCCCTGGCAGACGGGGTCATGACAACCGATGCCGGGGCCGTGGTGGACGACCCGGAAATTCAGATCATCGTGGAGCTGATCGGCGGCAAGACCCTGGCCAAGGAGCTGATCACCCGGGCCATTGACAACGGCAAGCACATTGTCACCGCCAACAAGGCCCTGCTGTCGGCCCATGGCAACACCCTCTTTCCCCTGGCCGCACAAAGAGGGGTGGACCTGGCCTACGAGGCCAGTGTGGGCGGGTGCATGCCCATTATCAAGTCGATCCGGGAGTCCCTGGTGGGCAACGCCATCGGCTCCATCCGGGGTATTTTAAACGGCACCTGCAACTACATTCTCTCCCGCATGACCGCCGAGGGATGCGCCTTTGACGAGGTGCTGGCCGACGCCCAGGCAAACGGGTTTGCCGAGGCCGATCCCACCCTTGACGTAGACGGGTTTGACGCGGCCCACAAACTGGCCATCTTAAACGCCATCGCCTTCGGCATGACCATCAACCTGGAGGACGTCTATGTAGAGGGCATTCGCCGGATCACGCCCATGGACATCGAGTTTGCCGCGGACTTCGGCTACACGGTCAAGCTGCTGGCCATCAGCAAGCAGACCAACGGCGCCGTGGAGGCGCGGGTCCATCCCACCATGATCTCCCACGATAATATCCTGGCCAGCGTCAACGGCTCGTTAAACGCGGTAACGGTTTCCGGCGACTGCGTGGAAAATGTTCTGCTTTACGGCCACGGCGCGGGGAAAATGCCCACGGCCAGCGCCGTTGTAAGCGACATCGTGGACATCGCCCGCAACCTCGTGTTCGGGGCCCCTGGCCGGATTCCGGCCCTTGCTTACCGGCCCGAAGCGATTCGCACCATACCGGTGCTGCCCATCGACCGGCTGCACACCCGCTACTACCTGCGATTTACCGCGGAAAACCAGCCCGGCGTGCTCTCCAAGATCGCCGGTGCCCTGGGCAGCCACAACATCAGCATCAAGTCGGTCAACCAGAAGGGCCGGTTTTACGGAGACCACACCCCCCTGGTGATGATGACCTACAAGGCCTGCGAGGCGGACATGAAAAAGGCCCTGGCCGACATCGCGGCCCTTCACATCGTGGCCGACGATCCCATCGTGGTCCGCATCGAAGAGGACAACGGCGGTTTATAA
- the tsaD gene encoding tRNA (adenosine(37)-N6)-threonylcarbamoyltransferase complex transferase subunit TsaD — MKLPRTILGIETSCDETGAAVVADGRRVLSSVVSSQVALHSPYGGVVPELASRKHIEHILPVVRQALAEAGLKTGDIDAVAATQGPGLVGALLVGFSFAKAFAYAANVPMVGVNHLNGHLASLFLTDDPPAIPFVALLASGGHTAIYHVTGPVTSTLMGQTRDDAAGEAYDKVAKMMGLGYPGGAVIDNLAAQGDPAKYAFTRPYLDKAAFDFSFSGIKTAARRFIQEAGDALAPESPHIAAGFQEAVADVLCYKLVHAAKVKKCGHMALVGGVAANRRIGEKLRHAAKQEGLVVHIPPPAWCGDNAAMIGAAGFFQLAAGAEPVDLSADVYSRVA, encoded by the coding sequence ATGAAATTACCTCGAACCATTCTTGGCATTGAAACATCCTGCGACGAGACCGGGGCCGCTGTTGTGGCGGATGGCCGGCGGGTGCTCTCCTCGGTGGTGTCGTCCCAGGTGGCCCTGCACAGTCCTTACGGCGGTGTGGTGCCGGAACTGGCCTCCCGGAAACACATTGAGCATATTCTGCCGGTGGTTCGCCAGGCACTGGCCGAGGCCGGGCTGAAAACCGGCGACATTGACGCCGTGGCCGCCACCCAGGGACCCGGCCTGGTGGGGGCACTGCTGGTGGGGTTTTCCTTTGCAAAGGCTTTTGCTTATGCCGCGAATGTGCCCATGGTGGGCGTCAACCATCTGAACGGGCACCTGGCCTCCCTGTTTCTGACCGATGACCCGCCGGCCATTCCCTTTGTGGCCCTGCTGGCCTCCGGCGGCCATACCGCCATTTACCATGTGACCGGGCCTGTGACCAGCACCCTCATGGGCCAGACCCGGGACGATGCCGCGGGCGAAGCCTACGACAAGGTGGCCAAGATGATGGGGCTGGGCTATCCCGGCGGCGCGGTCATCGACAACCTGGCCGCCCAGGGAGATCCCGCAAAATATGCATTCACCCGGCCCTACCTGGACAAGGCGGCCTTTGATTTCAGCTTCAGCGGCATCAAAACCGCGGCCCGGCGGTTTATTCAGGAGGCCGGCGACGCCCTGGCCCCTGAATCGCCTCATATTGCCGCCGGGTTCCAGGAGGCGGTGGCCGATGTGTTGTGCTACAAGCTGGTTCACGCGGCAAAGGTGAAAAAGTGCGGGCACATGGCCCTGGTGGGCGGGGTGGCGGCCAACCGCCGCATCGGTGAAAAGCTGCGCCACGCGGCAAAGCAGGAGGGGCTTGTTGTCCATATTCCGCCGCCGGCCTGGTGCGGGGACAACGCGGCCATGATCGGGGCCGCCGGGTTTTTTCAACTGGCCGCCGGAGCAGAGCCGGTGGACCTGTCCGCCGATGTCTATTCCCGGGTGGCTTAG
- a CDS encoding aminotransferase class I/II-fold pyridoxal phosphate-dependent enzyme has protein sequence MTKKFGRLDRLQPYVFATVNAIKMEARRAGRDIIDLGMGNPDLPTPNHIIEKMVEAARKPHNHRYSASMGIRKLRLAISDWYKRRYDVPIDHEEEAIVTIGVKEGFSHLILVTINPGDLVFTPNPTYPIHPYATIIAGGNVRGIPVGPGQDFLKNLIDGTRQSWPKPKVLVISYPHNPTTEVVDLNFFKEIVAYAKKYDVMIIHDFAYADLVFDGYEAPSFLQVEGARDVGVEFFSLSKSYSMAGWRVGFCVGNPHIVAALRRIKSYLDYGIFQPLQIASIIALNEDQQCVADIRETYRSRRDTLVNGLNRVGWEIEKPKATMFVWAQIPEKHRHLGSVEFSKMMIREAQVAVSPGLGFGEYGDDYVRFALIENEMRTNQAVRGIKKIL, from the coding sequence ATGACAAAAAAATTTGGGCGGCTGGACCGGCTGCAACCCTATGTTTTTGCTACGGTAAACGCCATCAAGATGGAGGCGCGCCGGGCGGGCAGGGACATCATCGACCTGGGCATGGGCAATCCCGACCTGCCCACGCCGAACCACATTATCGAAAAGATGGTGGAGGCGGCCCGCAAGCCCCACAACCATAGGTATTCAGCCTCCATGGGCATTCGCAAGCTGCGCCTGGCCATTTCGGACTGGTATAAACGCCGGTACGACGTGCCCATCGACCATGAGGAGGAGGCCATTGTCACCATCGGCGTAAAGGAGGGATTTTCCCACCTGATCCTGGTGACCATCAATCCCGGGGACCTGGTGTTTACGCCCAACCCCACATACCCCATTCATCCCTACGCCACCATCATCGCCGGTGGCAACGTGCGGGGCATTCCCGTGGGGCCGGGCCAGGATTTTTTAAAAAACCTCATTGACGGCACCCGGCAGAGCTGGCCCAAGCCCAAAGTGCTGGTGATCAGCTATCCCCACAACCCCACCACCGAGGTGGTCGACCTGAACTTTTTCAAGGAAATTGTGGCCTACGCCAAAAAATACGACGTGATGATCATTCACGACTTTGCCTACGCCGACCTGGTGTTTGACGGATACGAAGCGCCCAGCTTTCTCCAGGTGGAGGGGGCCAGGGACGTGGGCGTGGAGTTCTTTTCCCTGTCCAAAAGTTACTCCATGGCCGGCTGGCGCGTGGGGTTCTGCGTGGGCAACCCCCACATCGTGGCGGCACTGCGCCGCATCAAGAGCTACCTGGATTACGGCATTTTCCAGCCCCTTCAGATCGCCTCCATCATTGCGCTGAACGAAGACCAGCAGTGCGTGGCCGATATTCGAGAAACCTACCGGTCCCGCCGGGACACCCTGGTCAACGGCTTAAATCGCGTGGGATGGGAGATTGAAAAGCCCAAGGCTACCATGTTCGTGTGGGCCCAAATTCCGGAAAAACACCGGCACCTGGGGTCGGTGGAGTTTTCCAAAATGATGATCCGCGAGGCCCAGGTGGCGGTGTCACCGGGCCTTGGATTCGGCGAGTACGGGGACGACTATGTCCGGTTCGCCCTGATTGAAAACGAGATGCGCACCAACCAGGCGGTAAGGGGCATCAAGAAAATATTGTAA
- a CDS encoding DUF932 domain-containing protein, with translation MKTTTTTLERVIEKVHEASAGHYDEVVPVQEMEFDSLSRMWIAGQQTEILPGAQRLLSNRLRVPFSYLSRCPANLQAENLNFWIEQERLNRETFFCRFDGHRLRAVFTERYKPLDNMDVLSQLLRHGFDPDTQVQYAIDDGMFLVRIPEYARAFGVNPGYGKLDEIVPGVSFANSEVGLLAFSIEAFFYRLVCTNGLISKTSSTFSRFKHISNRGLENFPETIAGVIEDSVRKQEQFKLSRQSPVENPIRSIETFARQFGLAHLETEVVCKAYLLEQGATMFHIINAFTRAAQDKHLDTLQSYRLESAGGQILSLVRP, from the coding sequence ATGAAGACAACAACAACGACTTTGGAAAGGGTAATCGAAAAAGTTCACGAAGCATCTGCCGGTCATTATGACGAGGTGGTGCCGGTGCAGGAGATGGAATTCGACAGTCTGTCCAGAATGTGGATTGCAGGACAGCAAACGGAAATCTTGCCCGGTGCCCAGCGGCTCTTGTCCAACAGGCTCCGGGTGCCTTTTTCTTATCTGTCCCGCTGCCCGGCCAACCTGCAGGCCGAAAATCTGAATTTCTGGATTGAACAGGAACGACTGAATCGGGAAACCTTTTTCTGCCGGTTTGATGGGCATCGGCTGAGAGCCGTGTTTACCGAGCGGTATAAGCCCCTGGACAACATGGATGTGCTTTCGCAACTGCTCCGGCACGGCTTCGACCCAGACACGCAGGTTCAGTACGCTATTGATGACGGCATGTTCCTGGTCAGGATTCCAGAGTATGCCAGAGCCTTTGGCGTGAATCCCGGATACGGCAAACTGGATGAAATCGTGCCCGGCGTGTCGTTTGCAAACAGTGAAGTCGGCTTGCTTGCCTTTAGCATCGAGGCGTTCTTTTATCGGCTGGTCTGCACCAACGGGCTCATTTCAAAGACATCATCGACCTTTTCCCGCTTTAAACATATCAGCAACCGGGGGCTGGAAAACTTTCCCGAAACCATTGCCGGTGTTATCGAGGATTCCGTCCGGAAGCAGGAACAGTTCAAGCTGTCCCGGCAATCTCCTGTTGAAAATCCTATCCGTTCTATTGAGACCTTTGCCAGGCAGTTCGGTCTGGCCCATTTGGAAACCGAAGTGGTCTGTAAAGCCTATCTGCTTGAGCAAGGTGCCACGATGTTTCACATCATCAATGCATTCACACGGGCGGCCCAGGACAAACACCTGGACACTTTGCAATCCTATCGGCTGGAATCGGCCGGTGGTCAGATTTTAAGTTTGGTTCGGCCCTGA
- the thrH gene encoding bifunctional phosphoserine phosphatase/homoserine phosphotransferase ThrH, giving the protein MNIVCCDLEGVFVPEIWINVAKKTGIDELRLTTRDISDYDVLMKKRLAILADHGLKLADIADVIATIDPLEGALEFLTWLRKQTQVIIVSDTFTQFAGPLMEKLLLPTLFCNTLTIGDDGAIVDYNLRQKDGKRQTVLALRTLNYHITAMGDSYNDTGMLAEADLGILFRPPENVVREFPQFPVATDYDTVRELLADSLAK; this is encoded by the coding sequence ATGAACATTGTCTGCTGTGACCTGGAAGGGGTGTTTGTTCCGGAAATATGGATCAACGTGGCCAAAAAGACCGGCATCGACGAACTCAGGCTCACCACCCGGGATATCTCCGACTATGACGTGCTGATGAAAAAACGGCTGGCCATTCTGGCGGACCATGGCCTGAAGCTTGCCGATATCGCCGACGTGATCGCCACTATTGACCCCCTTGAAGGCGCCCTTGAGTTTCTCACCTGGCTGAGAAAACAGACCCAGGTCATCATCGTGTCCGACACCTTCACCCAGTTTGCCGGCCCCCTGATGGAAAAGCTGCTTCTGCCCACCCTGTTCTGCAACACCCTGACCATCGGGGATGATGGCGCCATCGTGGACTACAACCTGCGGCAGAAGGATGGCAAGCGACAAACCGTGCTGGCCCTTCGCACGCTGAACTACCATATCACGGCCATGGGCGACTCCTACAATGACACCGGCATGCTTGCCGAGGCCGACCTGGGCATTCTGTTCCGGCCCCCGGAAAACGTGGTCCGGGAGTTTCCCCAGTTTCCCGTGGCCACCGATTACGACACGGTGCGGGAGCTGCTGGCCGATTCCCTGGCAAAATAG